From the Rhodococcus sp. NBC_00297 genome, one window contains:
- a CDS encoding amidase yields the protein MSREQVGPTATSIADDVRNGRVQPAAVAREALDRIAARNDDLHAFVVVRPDEVLREADAIAVRADLRALPLAGVPVAIKDNVPVTGYPMRNGSLATSDTPAAADHPVVARLRGAGAVVVGLTSVPELCLWGATDGADGIARNPWNRDLTPGGSSGGAAAAVSSGMVPVAHGNDGMGSIRIPAANCGLVGIKPGLGLVPSELGNGSWFGMSENGPLTTTVADAALLLSVMADDPDLAYVDAPETTRIGVAVESPSPVVRVDPHFRQAALDVARELERIGHRTSTAALPYPASPLGQLARWTAGGAADAAGLDVSALQKRTRRHIAVGRRAARFVRPSQTETLTRRMRSYFESVDVVLTPALAAPPIRADRWSERGWAANMAANIRYAPFAAPWNLLGWPAVSVPAGLHPESGTPLAVQLAGPPGSERRLLALAAQIEQHRPWPRTAADR from the coding sequence ATGTCGCGCGAACAGGTCGGCCCCACCGCCACGTCCATCGCGGACGACGTCCGGAACGGGCGGGTCCAACCTGCCGCGGTAGCCCGAGAAGCGTTGGACCGCATCGCCGCTCGGAACGACGACCTGCACGCGTTCGTCGTGGTGCGTCCCGACGAGGTGCTCCGGGAAGCGGACGCGATCGCCGTCCGAGCGGATCTGCGCGCCCTGCCGCTCGCCGGCGTCCCGGTGGCGATCAAGGACAACGTCCCGGTGACGGGCTACCCGATGCGCAACGGTTCGCTCGCGACGTCCGACACTCCCGCCGCCGCGGATCACCCGGTGGTCGCGCGCCTGCGCGGCGCGGGCGCCGTGGTCGTCGGTCTCACCTCGGTTCCCGAGCTGTGCCTGTGGGGCGCGACGGACGGTGCCGACGGCATCGCCCGCAATCCGTGGAACCGTGACCTCACCCCGGGCGGATCGTCCGGTGGCGCCGCCGCCGCGGTCTCCTCGGGCATGGTGCCCGTCGCCCACGGCAACGACGGCATGGGGTCCATCCGGATCCCCGCCGCGAACTGCGGACTGGTCGGCATCAAGCCGGGGCTCGGCCTCGTCCCGTCCGAACTGGGCAACGGCTCGTGGTTCGGCATGTCGGAGAACGGTCCGTTGACCACGACCGTCGCCGACGCGGCGCTTCTGCTCTCGGTCATGGCGGACGATCCGGATCTCGCCTATGTCGACGCTCCCGAGACCACGCGCATCGGGGTCGCCGTGGAGTCGCCGTCGCCCGTCGTGCGAGTGGATCCCCACTTCCGGCAGGCCGCACTCGACGTCGCACGGGAGCTCGAGCGGATCGGGCACCGCACCAGCACGGCAGCGCTGCCCTACCCGGCCAGTCCACTCGGGCAGCTCGCCCGCTGGACGGCCGGCGGAGCCGCGGACGCCGCCGGGCTCGATGTGTCGGCGCTGCAGAAGCGAACCCGTCGCCACATCGCGGTGGGTCGGCGAGCGGCACGGTTCGTGCGGCCATCGCAGACCGAGACGCTCACGCGACGCATGCGCTCGTACTTCGAGAGTGTCGACGTGGTGCTGACGCCGGCGCTCGCCGCGCCGCCGATCCGTGCGGACCGGTGGAGCGAGCGCGGGTGGGCAGCCAACATGGCGGCCAACATTCGCTACGCACCCTTCGCGGCACCGTGGAACTTGCTGGGGTGGCCCGCCGTGAGTGTGCCCGCGGGACTCCATCCCGAGTCGGGGACTCCGCTGGCCGTGCAGC
- the hpt gene encoding hypoxanthine phosphoribosyltransferase: MYEGDIASILISREEIDKRIAELAEEIAARYPVGAPEGDLLLVGVLKGAIMFMTDFARALPIPSQLEFMAVSSYGSSTSSSGVVRILKDLDRDIHGRHVLIVEDIIDSGLTLSWLMKNLATRQPASLEVVTLLRKPDAVKVDVDVANVGFDIPNEFVVGYGLDYDERYRDLPYIGLLEPRVYGG, encoded by the coding sequence GTGTACGAGGGCGACATCGCATCGATCCTGATCTCCCGAGAGGAGATCGACAAGCGTATCGCCGAGCTGGCCGAGGAGATCGCCGCTCGCTATCCGGTGGGGGCTCCCGAGGGTGATCTGCTGCTCGTCGGAGTTCTCAAGGGCGCCATCATGTTCATGACGGATTTCGCACGCGCACTGCCGATCCCGAGCCAGCTCGAGTTCATGGCGGTCAGTTCGTACGGATCGTCCACGTCCTCGTCGGGCGTCGTCCGCATCCTCAAGGACCTCGACCGCGACATCCACGGCCGCCACGTTCTCATCGTGGAGGACATCATCGACTCCGGTCTGACGCTGTCGTGGTTGATGAAGAACCTCGCCACGCGCCAGCCCGCGTCGCTCGAGGTGGTCACCTTGCTCCGCAAGCCCGACGCGGTGAAGGTGGACGTCGACGTCGCGAACGTCGGCTTCGACATCCCGAACGAGTTCGTCGTGGGCTACGGCCTCGACTACGACGAGCGTTACCGCGACCTTCCCTACATCGGACTGCTGGAACCCCGGGTCTACGGAGGCTGA
- the tilS gene encoding tRNA lysidine(34) synthetase TilS codes for MTGARPMPEGPHLLTVRRAVRAWFGEHCPERAVVVGLSGGADSLALTAACVAEGAQVHAVVVDHALQAGSAEVAHRAVEQARDLGCSRAEVRTVSVTGAGGPEAAARRARYAALDAVRGDRPILLGHTLDDQAETVLLGLGRGSGSRSLRGMAAWDPPRGRPLLTVRRESTVGACAELGLAAWDDPHNLDPSFVRVRLRGEVLPLLEDVLHGGVAAALARTADQLREDGAVLDALAADIAVSARVGDALEVSALVEVPGALRRRVIREWLADCGVPLRNEAQVRAVDDLVGAWRGQGGVAVAGGGPVERLVVERRRGKLDLVRWTGRAASE; via the coding sequence ATGACCGGGGCACGCCCGATGCCGGAGGGCCCGCACCTGCTCACGGTGCGGCGGGCGGTGCGCGCCTGGTTCGGGGAGCATTGCCCGGAGCGCGCCGTCGTCGTCGGGCTGTCGGGTGGTGCGGACTCGCTGGCGCTCACCGCCGCCTGTGTGGCCGAGGGCGCGCAGGTGCACGCCGTGGTCGTCGACCACGCACTGCAGGCGGGTTCGGCCGAGGTGGCGCACAGGGCCGTCGAGCAGGCACGAGACCTCGGGTGTTCCCGCGCCGAGGTGAGGACCGTGTCGGTGACCGGGGCGGGTGGACCCGAGGCCGCGGCCCGGCGCGCCCGGTACGCCGCTCTCGACGCGGTCCGCGGTGACCGCCCGATCTTGCTGGGCCACACGCTGGACGACCAGGCCGAGACCGTCCTGCTCGGACTCGGCCGCGGATCCGGGTCCCGATCGCTGCGGGGGATGGCGGCCTGGGACCCGCCGCGAGGTCGGCCGCTGTTGACAGTGCGCCGCGAGTCCACCGTCGGCGCGTGCGCCGAACTGGGTCTCGCCGCGTGGGACGACCCGCACAACCTCGACCCGTCCTTCGTTCGGGTCCGACTCCGCGGCGAGGTGCTCCCGCTGCTGGAGGACGTCCTGCACGGCGGTGTCGCCGCCGCGCTCGCGCGCACCGCCGACCAGCTGCGCGAGGACGGCGCCGTTCTCGACGCACTCGCCGCGGACATCGCCGTGTCCGCCCGCGTCGGCGACGCGCTGGAGGTGTCCGCCCTCGTGGAGGTACCGGGTGCACTCCGTCGGCGGGTGATCCGCGAGTGGCTGGCCGACTGTGGAGTGCCGTTGCGCAACGAGGCGCAGGTGCGCGCCGTGGACGATCTCGTCGGCGCGTGGCGCGGGCAGGGCGGCGTCGCGGTGGCCGGGGGCGGCCCGGTCGAGAGGTTGGTCGTCGAGAGACGACGTGGCAAGCTCGACCTGGTTCGGTGGACCGGCCGGGCCGCGAGCGAGTGA
- a CDS encoding zinc-dependent metalloprotease has translation MSDTGVIDWGLAARTGARLAPRGPKTSRYTADAALRELADASVRAEGPVREVTGLADGLPVPAARVLDRPEWIAAASESMRHLVSDSDGDDSSFLGGKPGGVQAGAMLAFLSTAILGQYDPFTGPDGTLLLVAPNIVSVERSLRLRPSDFRLWVCLHEVTHRVQFSSSPWLAGYMKDNVTTLQGGADEPLADVVGRLAAAVRSRGQDGGDGGIIGLLRATQAPAQQEALDRLLVLGTLLEGHADHVMDAVGPAVVPSVSAIRKAFDARRTRKQNPVQRVIRALLGMDAKMAQYVRGKAFVDAVVGQVGMERFNTVWTDADTLPLLSEIEAPEKWTQRVLG, from the coding sequence ATGTCCGACACTGGTGTGATCGATTGGGGTCTGGCCGCCCGGACGGGTGCCCGGCTCGCACCACGGGGGCCGAAGACGTCGCGGTACACCGCGGACGCGGCGCTGCGCGAACTGGCCGACGCGTCGGTACGCGCCGAGGGCCCCGTGCGCGAGGTCACGGGCCTCGCCGACGGTCTGCCCGTCCCGGCGGCGCGCGTGCTCGATCGGCCGGAGTGGATCGCCGCCGCGTCCGAGTCGATGCGGCACCTGGTCAGTGATTCCGACGGCGACGACAGTTCGTTCCTCGGCGGCAAGCCCGGCGGCGTGCAGGCGGGCGCGATGCTGGCGTTCCTGTCGACGGCCATTCTCGGGCAGTACGACCCCTTCACCGGTCCGGACGGAACGCTGTTGCTGGTGGCCCCGAACATCGTGTCCGTGGAGCGATCGCTTCGCCTGCGGCCCAGCGACTTCCGACTGTGGGTGTGTCTGCACGAGGTGACGCACCGCGTGCAGTTCTCGTCGTCGCCGTGGCTCGCGGGCTACATGAAGGACAACGTCACCACGCTGCAGGGCGGCGCGGACGAGCCCCTGGCCGACGTCGTGGGACGCCTCGCGGCGGCGGTGCGGTCCCGCGGGCAGGACGGCGGCGACGGCGGCATCATCGGTCTGCTCCGGGCGACGCAGGCACCCGCGCAGCAGGAGGCACTCGATCGTCTGCTGGTGCTCGGAACGCTGCTCGAAGGCCATGCCGACCACGTGATGGACGCGGTGGGTCCCGCGGTGGTGCCGTCGGTCTCGGCGATCCGCAAGGCCTTCGACGCCCGTCGCACGCGGAAGCAGAACCCGGTGCAGCGCGTGATCCGCGCGCTGCTCGGGATGGACGCGAAGATGGCGCAGTACGTCCGCGGCAAGGCGTTCGTCGACGCCGTCGTCGGCCAGGTCGGCATGGAGCGTTTCAACACCGTGTGGACCGACGCGGACACGTTGCCGCTGCTCTCCGAGATCGAGGCGCCGGAGAAGTGGACGCAGCGAGTTCTGGGATGA
- the dacB gene encoding D-alanyl-D-alanine carboxypeptidase/D-alanyl-D-alanine endopeptidase, producing the protein MSSGKRPSGTPLRTRVLLIGASVVVLVLAIVGVALITPTLSEDSTPVATSPEPSPVLPAPQVVPVPSDAPKPSPAGLEAVLAAPLRNPDLGRFTGSVADAITGEVLWSADADTPMTPASTTKILTAAAAMMALPADHRVTTKVVAGDAAGQVVLVGDGDPTLTAEPVGRPGFYDGGARIDDLAEQIRRSGTAVTSIAVDGGAYSGPEQAQGWFPGDVAAGYIAPIEPITLDGGRSVPTVDESPRSATPGLDAGRALARALGLDPAVVTDGRAQSGAGSLATVQSAPLRQRLGQMLGFSDNVLAEAVGREIAEEVGRPASFDGATDAVLETLQKNGVDVTGVTLEDTSGLSVDNLIPARVLGALVTRAAGSGTENLRPMLDYLPVAGATGTLAARYASGDRTAAGWLRAKTGTLSTASALAGYVTDESGRVLTFALMSNDRPPEVGRPALDALASTLRSCGCT; encoded by the coding sequence GTGAGCTCAGGGAAGCGGCCGTCCGGCACGCCGTTACGCACGCGCGTGCTGCTGATCGGAGCCTCGGTCGTGGTGCTCGTGCTGGCGATCGTCGGCGTCGCGCTGATCACCCCCACGCTCTCCGAGGACTCGACACCCGTGGCGACCTCACCCGAGCCGTCGCCCGTTCTGCCTGCCCCCCAGGTGGTTCCGGTCCCATCCGATGCGCCGAAACCGAGCCCGGCGGGCCTCGAGGCGGTGCTCGCCGCACCCCTGCGCAATCCCGATCTGGGCCGCTTCACCGGATCCGTCGCGGACGCGATCACCGGTGAGGTGCTGTGGAGCGCCGATGCGGACACCCCCATGACGCCGGCGTCGACCACCAAGATCCTCACGGCCGCGGCCGCCATGATGGCGCTGCCCGCCGACCACCGTGTGACCACCAAGGTCGTGGCGGGCGACGCGGCCGGTCAGGTGGTGCTCGTCGGTGACGGCGACCCCACGCTCACGGCGGAGCCGGTCGGACGACCCGGGTTCTACGACGGGGGAGCCCGCATCGACGACCTCGCCGAACAGATCCGCAGGTCCGGCACGGCCGTCACGTCCATCGCCGTGGACGGCGGCGCGTACTCGGGGCCGGAGCAGGCGCAGGGCTGGTTCCCCGGCGACGTGGCCGCCGGATACATCGCACCCATCGAACCGATCACCCTCGACGGGGGTCGCTCGGTGCCGACGGTCGACGAGTCGCCGCGCAGCGCCACTCCCGGTCTCGACGCCGGTCGGGCGTTGGCGCGCGCTCTCGGCCTGGACCCGGCCGTCGTGACGGACGGTCGCGCGCAGTCCGGTGCCGGATCTCTCGCGACGGTGCAGTCCGCGCCTCTGCGGCAGCGGCTCGGGCAGATGTTGGGGTTCTCGGACAACGTGCTCGCGGAGGCCGTCGGTCGCGAGATCGCCGAGGAGGTGGGCCGGCCCGCGTCGTTCGACGGGGCCACGGACGCCGTCCTGGAGACACTGCAGAAGAACGGCGTCGACGTCACCGGAGTCACGCTCGAGGACACCAGCGGACTCTCCGTCGACAATCTCATCCCTGCCCGGGTGCTGGGCGCGCTCGTCACCCGGGCCGCCGGGTCCGGCACCGAGAACCTGCGGCCGATGCTCGACTACCTGCCCGTCGCCGGTGCCACGGGCACGCTCGCCGCCCGCTACGCGTCGGGTGACCGCACGGCCGCGGGGTGGCTGCGCGCCAAGACGGGAACGCTCTCGACCGCCAGTGCGTTGGCCGGATACGTGACCGACGAGAGCGGCCGGGTGTTGACGTTCGCGTTGATGTCCAACGACAGGCCGCCCGAGGTCGGTCGTCCGGCCCTGGACGCACTCGCGTCGACGCTCCGCTCCTGCGGCTGCACCTGA
- a CDS encoding inorganic diphosphatase — protein sequence MKFDVTIEIPKGQRNKYEVDHESGRVRLDRYLYTAMGYPADYGFIENTLGEDGDPLDAFVLLPESVFPGVLVEARPVAMFKMVDEAGGDDKVLCVPAGDPRWDHIQDLSDVSQFELDAIEHFFLHYKDLEPNKHVTGSNWVGRAEAEAEFEASVERLKNQGDH from the coding sequence GTGAAGTTCGACGTGACCATCGAGATCCCCAAGGGTCAGCGCAACAAGTACGAGGTCGACCACGAGTCCGGGCGAGTACGCCTGGACCGCTACCTCTACACGGCGATGGGCTACCCCGCGGACTACGGCTTCATCGAGAACACCCTCGGTGAGGACGGCGATCCGCTCGACGCGTTCGTCCTGCTGCCGGAGTCCGTGTTCCCCGGTGTCCTCGTCGAGGCCCGCCCCGTGGCGATGTTCAAGATGGTCGACGAGGCCGGCGGCGACGACAAGGTGCTGTGCGTCCCGGCGGGCGATCCGCGGTGGGACCACATCCAGGATCTCTCGGACGTCTCGCAGTTCGAGCTCGACGCGATCGAGCACTTCTTCCTGCACTACAAGGATCTCGAGCCGAACAAGCACGTCACCGGGTCCAACTGGGTCGGCCGCGCCGAGGCCGAGGCGGAGTTCGAGGCATCGGTCGAGCGCCTGAAGAACCAGGGCGACCACTAG
- a CDS encoding histidine kinase — translation MSDAVSDRRNPTSEAVSTTTQFPSLPVTVVLDRIPLAVLAVEPGGTVVFANEAFDELMGFDEESPRSNETLTLQDIFPANEPLGVNIAETFLTTVATRADSLWRMTDSKGDILQVRASKSILRRAEDSVVLVVLEDFTDQLWNDPKSAFR, via the coding sequence ATGAGTGACGCTGTGAGCGACCGGAGAAATCCCACGTCCGAGGCGGTCTCGACCACGACGCAGTTCCCGTCACTGCCGGTGACCGTCGTGCTCGACCGCATTCCGTTGGCCGTCCTCGCCGTCGAGCCCGGCGGCACGGTCGTCTTCGCCAACGAGGCCTTCGACGAACTGATGGGCTTCGACGAGGAGTCCCCCCGGTCGAACGAGACCCTCACACTGCAGGACATCTTCCCGGCCAACGAACCGCTCGGAGTCAACATCGCCGAGACGTTCCTGACCACCGTCGCCACCCGCGCCGACTCGCTCTGGCGCATGACGGACTCGAAGGGCGACATCCTCCAGGTCCGGGCGAGCAAGTCGATCCTGCGCCGCGCTGAGGACTCGGTGGTGCTCGTCGTCCTCGAGGACTTCACCGATCAGCTGTGGAACGACCCGAAGAGCGCCTTCCGCTGA
- a CDS encoding crotonase/enoyl-CoA hydratase family protein: MTHTDAWKAFTVTTDAHVATVTLIGPNKGNAMGPDFWSELPLVFSALDADPEVRAIVLAGSGRNFSYGLDLPAMAGDFGAVMGDKAQAGPRSTFHDMIKRMQASINAVADCRKPVVAAVQGWCIGGGIDLISAADIRYASADAKFSVREVKVAIVADMGSFARLPAIIGDGHLRELALTGKDIDSARAQQIGLVNDVFDDAEAVLAAARATATEIAANPPLVVHGIKAVLDHGRVAAVEDSLRYVAAWNAAFLPSEDLTEAITSVFEKRPASFQGK; the protein is encoded by the coding sequence ATGACACACACGGATGCGTGGAAAGCCTTCACGGTGACGACCGACGCCCATGTCGCGACGGTGACCCTCATCGGCCCGAACAAGGGCAATGCGATGGGTCCCGACTTCTGGTCGGAACTGCCTCTCGTCTTCTCCGCGCTCGACGCGGACCCCGAGGTACGCGCCATCGTGCTCGCCGGCTCGGGCCGCAACTTCAGCTACGGTCTCGACCTGCCCGCCATGGCAGGCGATTTCGGTGCGGTCATGGGGGACAAGGCACAGGCCGGTCCGCGCAGCACGTTCCACGACATGATCAAGCGCATGCAGGCGTCGATCAACGCGGTGGCCGACTGCCGCAAGCCCGTGGTGGCCGCCGTGCAGGGGTGGTGCATCGGCGGTGGGATCGATCTCATCTCGGCCGCCGACATCCGCTACGCCAGCGCGGACGCGAAGTTCAGTGTGCGCGAGGTGAAGGTCGCCATCGTGGCGGACATGGGGTCGTTCGCCCGTCTGCCCGCGATCATCGGCGACGGTCATCTTCGCGAACTCGCGTTGACCGGAAAAGACATCGACAGTGCCCGGGCGCAGCAGATCGGTCTGGTCAACGACGTGTTCGACGACGCGGAGGCCGTGCTCGCCGCAGCGCGTGCCACGGCCACCGAGATCGCGGCGAACCCGCCTCTCGTGGTGCACGGGATCAAGGCGGTTCTCGACCACGGTCGCGTTGCGGCAGTGGAGGATTCGCTGCGCTACGTCGCCGCGTGGAACGCTGCTTTCCTGCCGTCCGAGGATCTGACGGAGGCCATCACCTCGGTGTTCGAGAAGCGCCCCGCGTCGTTCCAGGGCAAGTAG
- a CDS encoding YbaK/EbsC family protein → MTRIHHPAAAHVSDVLIARGHHGVIVTQSEPTHTARQAAAVSGVPLGAVCKSLVFLLDDDPVLLLVSGAHNVDLDATGRRLEGTLTRAPIDVVEHATGQPVGGIAPVGHPTNLPTFVDTALERFERLWAAAGHPATLFRTTYPELLRITAGLAVDMGPETREG, encoded by the coding sequence ATGACGCGGATCCACCATCCCGCTGCGGCACACGTGTCGGACGTTCTGATCGCCCGAGGTCATCACGGCGTGATCGTGACGCAGTCCGAGCCGACGCACACGGCGCGTCAGGCCGCGGCGGTGAGCGGGGTTCCGCTCGGTGCCGTCTGCAAGTCGCTGGTGTTCCTGCTCGACGACGACCCGGTGTTGCTGCTGGTGTCGGGTGCACACAACGTGGACCTCGATGCCACCGGTCGACGTCTCGAGGGCACGCTGACCCGCGCACCGATCGACGTGGTCGAACACGCCACCGGGCAACCGGTGGGCGGGATCGCTCCCGTGGGCCACCCGACGAATCTGCCGACGTTCGTCGACACGGCGCTGGAACGCTTCGAACGGCTGTGGGCTGCAGCGGGTCACCCCGCGACCCTCTTCCGCACGACCTACCCCGAACTGCTGCGCATCACCGCCGGGCTCGCTGTGGACATGGGCCCCGAGACCCGCGAGGGCTGA
- a CDS encoding aminotransferase class V-fold PLP-dependent enzyme yields the protein MTTVLQRPIASVHGRDQQVTCADGRTTRSIDLDYAASAPALDAVVERVREVLPHCASVHRGAGHKSQVCTREYESARNTVHRFCGADPDDVVVFTRNTTDALNLLAGCVPGDTVVLDVEHHANLLPWRNRRVVRSADSVEETLTRLGDELASRPAALLAVTGASNVTGEVLPLDRLADLAHRHGARILVDGAQLVPHRAVDITAAGIDYLAFSGHKLYAPFGAGVLVGRRDWLDVAEPYLAGGGATRHVSVLGASVDIDWAPSPARHEAGTPNLLGAVAIAAACDEIGAIGHGAIATHDQECTGALLGGLTALAGVSVLRLWSDSADIVGIVSFTVDGVDAGALATALADDHGIAVRAGKFCAHPLLSRVGAADGAVRASIGLGTTADDVDRFVEAVRVTCLSLRDRVTTGSLASAS from the coding sequence ATGACCACAGTTCTGCAGCGCCCCATCGCATCCGTGCACGGCCGCGATCAGCAGGTGACGTGTGCCGACGGCCGCACCACTCGCAGCATCGATCTCGACTACGCGGCCAGCGCTCCCGCGCTCGACGCGGTGGTCGAGCGAGTACGAGAGGTGTTGCCGCACTGCGCGAGTGTGCACCGCGGCGCCGGCCACAAGTCGCAGGTCTGCACCCGGGAGTACGAGTCCGCCCGGAACACGGTGCACCGCTTCTGCGGCGCGGATCCCGACGACGTGGTCGTGTTCACGCGGAACACCACCGACGCGCTGAATCTCCTGGCGGGCTGCGTTCCCGGGGACACGGTGGTGCTGGACGTCGAGCATCACGCGAATCTGCTGCCGTGGCGGAACCGCCGGGTGGTGCGATCGGCGGACTCGGTCGAGGAGACTCTGACTCGGCTCGGCGACGAACTCGCGTCGAGACCTGCTGCGCTGCTTGCCGTCACGGGTGCCTCCAACGTGACGGGCGAGGTCCTGCCCCTCGATCGACTCGCGGATCTGGCGCACCGACACGGTGCCCGCATCCTCGTCGACGGGGCGCAACTCGTTCCGCACCGCGCCGTGGACATCACCGCGGCGGGCATCGACTACCTGGCTTTCAGTGGTCACAAGCTGTACGCGCCCTTCGGAGCGGGAGTGCTCGTGGGACGGCGTGACTGGCTCGATGTGGCCGAGCCGTACCTCGCGGGCGGTGGAGCCACCCGGCACGTGTCCGTCCTCGGTGCGTCGGTCGACATCGACTGGGCGCCGTCCCCGGCGCGGCACGAGGCCGGCACACCCAATCTCCTCGGCGCCGTCGCGATCGCCGCGGCGTGCGACGAGATCGGCGCGATCGGCCACGGTGCCATCGCCACTCACGATCAGGAGTGCACGGGCGCCCTGCTCGGCGGGCTCACCGCTCTGGCCGGTGTGTCGGTCCTCCGCCTGTGGAGCGACTCCGCCGACATCGTCGGCATCGTGTCCTTCACCGTCGACGGTGTCGACGCGGGTGCACTCGCCACCGCGCTGGCCGACGATCACGGCATCGCGGTGCGGGCCGGGAAGTTCTGCGCCCACCCCCTCCTCTCGCGGGTCGGCGCGGCCGACGGTGCCGTGCGGGCGAGCATCGGGCTGGGGACCACCGCCGACGATGTCGACCGGTTCGTGGAGGCGGTGCGTGTGACGTGCCTCTCACTGCGGGATCGCGTCACCACCGGATCGTTAGCATCAGCATCATGA